CCAGGCCGCTTCGGCAAATTGGCCGGACCAGGGCGCCAGGCCGTGGACGCTCGCGCCGGACGCCGCCGTGAAGTCCGTCTCGACCAGCCACCAGTAAGGGAGTTCCTCGACCAAGACGCGCTGAATCTCGGCGTAGATCTCGCCCCGGACCGCCTGGTCCGCTTCGCGCGCGCCGCGCGCAAAGAGCTCATCGACGACCGGATTTCTGTAGGCGGCAGCGTT
This genomic window from Deinococcota bacterium contains:
- a CDS encoding ABC transporter substrate-binding protein — protein: NAAAYRNPVVDELFARGAREADQAVRGEIYAEIQRVLVEELPYWWLVETDFTAASGASVHGLAPWSGQFAEAAWFEEGGN